The sequence CGGCTTCAGGATCGGCTGCGCCAACGCGGCCCGCATCCGATCGAGAATCTCCAGTGCGGCCTGATCCCCCTCTTCGACAGTCCACGAGAGAATCGCACCTGTCGATGAATAGGCGCAAGGGCGGTCATGGCTATAGTAGACCTCTCGGATTTCACGCCAAATCCCCCCGTGGTTACAGAACTCCATCACCCGATAATTCAGGTGCGGTCGCTTGCTCGGTTGGTGAGGAAGATGGGCCAACAAGATCTGGCGTAATTCGCGGTCATTCTCGGGCAACAGCAGCCACGATGCCATCACACGATCTGAATACGTTGCCCATGCGAGAACGACGTCTGCATCCGAGGCGTCGACTTGAACTTCCTTTAGACAGTTCTTCATTCTGGCCATCTGGTCCGGGTGTTCGGTGATAATGCCTCGGCGTTCGTTTTCGTCCAGCATATGAGACACCTCCTGTTCGAGAGAGCATGAATAGCCAGTCGACTTTCGTCATGCCATGCACTTTGCTGATGACATGAACCGACCGTTGTTGCCATTCCGACCACGACACGTCTGAAGTCGATGCCTCTGTGAGTTGAAGGTTCGGGGCAGTAACAGGATGTATGCGCTCCGGGAATCAGCATGTTCGACCTTGGTGCACGACCGCTCGACGGCGCGTCGCAGCGCGGACCGACTCGGCCAACTCTGCATCACGACTACCGTCACCATATCGAATCGCGATCGCCCGCGAACTCCTGTTGGGCTGCTTTGAACACGCGTTCTGGATCGCTGACGAAGAGCTCCGCTGGCGGCAGGCCACCTAGAAGCGCATGCGGCGAATACAACCAAAACGCTCGCCGCCATCCTGCGTCGTCACCATCTTTAGGCAACGCAGAAAGCAGTTGGGAGACCTCTGGACGTAGCCTTCCGAACCGGTCAAACTGAAACTCCGGGTAGACGAACCCGCGCTGCAACTCAGACCACACACCGAGGAGCAGACCTGCAGCGCGCGCATCTGCCAAGAATACCTCAGTGTCCGCTCCGAACGGCGCTTTGAGATATTTGGCTACTCGGCGATCGTCTGGCCAGTGATGTCTCAATAGTTCGTCGCGGAAATCGATTGCCGCGCGGTGCGGCGAAGTGAGCGCACTCATTGACCAACTCCTCGTTCCTTGCTGCCCGCACAGTGGCTGCGCCTGCTCCAATAGTGACGTCCGCGACCCGATATCAGTTGAGGGCCTGAGGAAAGCAGAGTTTCCCTTGGATCACATTTTAGGCCCCTCCACGGGACCGCGTGCGGTTATCCCTATCACAGGCACGCGTAATACTACGGACGCATATTTCGGAGGGCCCAATGTACGGACTAGAGAGGCAGGAACCACGGACGCCGTGTTTGCAGTCGCATATGATTGACGTCAGGACGACTGCTCGACAACCGCGCTATCCTTCGCAGACCTAGTCAAAAGTAGTTCAACGATATCCAGTCGAGCCTGTTGGCGAACATCGAATTGTGTTTGCGCTTTGACGAACGCATCGGGCTTAAGCGTACCGGCACGGCAAGTCAGGGCGCGTGAACCGACGGCACCAATTTCGAAGCGCCTGTCGCCCGGCCAAATTTGCCGACGTCGTGAGAGCATTCGGTGCGAATGGGAGACGGTCTAGACATCTTCGACATTTGCTTGCGGCATCTATTTTTTGGATGCACTACTCCGGCCTTTTCGCTACCACTTGTAGGTGGTGTCATGGCGTTCACTCGACCGCGCGCGTCAGGCAGAGCTGGGTAGCGTGCAATGTTCAGAGAATTTCCTAAAATATGAGGACGTCTTGCGCACAACTTCTCATGTCGATCGTTGAATTCCGCCCGACTGGTCGCTTTAATCCCCGCAACACTGAACTTTCGTTGCTTGGAGACCTACTTCAGACACCGATTCGGTCGAGCCTCAATCTCGCCGTATTAGCCCAGGAGCGTGTCGACGCGGACGTGGTGGACCGCTTCCGTGCGCACGGGCTAAAGGCTGAGGAGCTACTGTTCATTATTCATCGTCGGACGCTATCTCGGCGTCGGCGCAACGGGGAGCGCCTATCCAAGGACGAATCCGACAAGGCCATCCGTCTAGCGAGGGTGGTCGCCCAGGCAGAGGTCGTATTCGGCAGTCGCGAAAAGGCACTGACCTGGCTGCGCGGCCGAAAAACCAAGTTTGCCGGCAAGACCGCGCTCGAAATGGTCACCATGGAGCATGGCGCCCGACTTGTCGAGGAGGCTCTGACGCTAATCGACGAAGGATACTTCGCCTGATACAACTTCGGAAGATCCCCGGCTTTCCGATTGCATCGGATGTCGCTCACAGGCAGGATGGGCCGGTCCAACTGCCACAGGACTCCTTGTGGCGCGTCATGCCGATGCGTATCGCACCTGATTTCTCCGTGGTCGGACTCGGTGTTGTCGCTAAACGTGCCCGTATGACACTACAGGGCGTTTCTATCCGAAAGCATCCTTCGCACGCGATTCATAATCCAGTCTATTTCTGCGCTGGAGAGAGTCCACGTCCCTAACCGAACTTTCTTCCTTACACCAGCCTTGACACGGTCAAGAACTTCGTCCGCCGGCGACGAGGGATTGTCCGCAAGCTTCTGCGCAGCATACCGTGCGAGTTGCTGTACCAGATCTTCACACGCCACATATCTTTCCCGGAGCTCTTCGTCCGTCAGTCCGGTGATAAATTTGCCGTCGATCAACCGAGCAAGGAATTTAGTCTGGGCACCAGATACCGCTCCCGATCGCCCCGCTCTAGGGAAATCGTCTGGAACGCTGATTTCACTCATCGTGTCCCTCCTCGATGTGTTGACTGGGCGAAGTCGATGGTTCAGCTTGCAGGTGTGCGGACAAAGTACTAGCGTTCACCGTCAACTGCCCGTCCAGTTACCGGTTCGAAACCGTGACTAACTGCTCAGCCCGGTGCCTGGCGCCGCGCATTGCCTTGTCTCCGCGCCACGCGTGACAGGGGGTGATATCAACGCAAGCTGCGGTATTGGCCAACGGCGAAGCATCCAAGCTCCAAAGTGAACCGCATCTGATGGCGCTACGCAGCTATCGCACTCGGGCACGACAGTGTGCTATTCGATCCAATATTCCACGAGGCAAGCGACCACTTGCTCGCGACAAGGCCAGGTTATCGCCGCAACGCAAACGCTGCAATGTGAAGGCCAGCACGGGTTGCGCGTGTTGTGAACAGTAGCGCCGATACAAAACCGCCGGAAAGATTCTTCATTGCTTTTCTCGTCTTCGCTTTTTCCCGCATTTCCTCTCGATTTCCTATCCGAGAAGCACTTCGGTGGGAATCTTCAATTCGCGGTTGAGACGGCGAATCATCGAGAGGCTGAGCCTGCGCTTTCGATTGAGCACTTCGTAAACCCGATTCAGGTTACCGATATACGGCTGCATGTCGCTCGCCGAGAGTCCGGCCTTCTCCATGCGAAATTTGATGGCGTCATTGGGATCGGGAAGATCGAGCGGGAAGTGCTCGGCCTCGTAGCGCTCAACCAGGATGGCCAGAATTTCGAGGAGATCCCCATCCGGCGTGCCGGGTCTGCGTCAACCAGGCTGGAAGCACCCTGCAACGCCACCCTGTAATCGTGTTCATTGTGGAGTGGACGGATTCCCATCTTGGTTAATCCTGTTAAACGGTTGGCGAGCGTGAATTCTACTCGCGATCCAAAACTTTAAGACGCGCGTTCGCTACATTCGGGCATCACCATCTGGGCGCGGATCAAGCGATTGAAGAAAGTTGCCGATGAACTCAACTTGGGCGCGGTGCTCGGGCACCAAGCAACACAAAAGCCCGGTGCCAGACGACTTTTGCAAGGCGATGCCGGGTCGCTTCGAAGTCAAAACCCTGTTCACGCGTCTTAGCATCAATGCACCCGGCATCAGCCGCACAGGACATCCATGTCCCCGTTCTTGGCGTCGCAAATGCCGCAAGACGGACCTTATTCCTCAGTAGGATCGTCGAACCGCGGTCTCCGCGCGTCGTGACGGACTTTGCGCTTGAGCGCGGCCCAAAGCCGAGATTCTTTCGATTCAAAGATTCACGATCGGACCCTTAGACGGACTTTATTCTCCCGGATCAAAGCGCCCCATGATCTGATTATCGCCAAGATCTGAGTTTTTACAATACTTTTGCATTTTATTGAGCGCGCGGCGCAATGAAATTCTAATTTGAAGGCAATAATTTCCTGAATAACGGATAAATCCAGTTATCTGCTGAGCCTGGGCCTCGATTGCTTCGGATCGGCCGGCTTCAAACCGTTTGGTATCGGGAACGTCGGATCTGCGCAGACTGTGCATCGCGCTGCTTGGAACCGCCGGCGGACACACCGTACACAGCGTTGACCGAGCTGCAACAATGCGCTACGGGCTCCAATGAAATAACAAATCATTTCATCAGTAGGGGTGTCGGCGCCCACGTGGTTACCAATCCAATCGTTGCAAAAATTGTAAAAATCGAGCCAAAACTCCGTCGTGTGAGACGGATATTAATAACTTCCGCAGAATTAATTTTATACAAAATGAATGGCGAGAACAATTTCCTACTGTTTCGTGACTTGATGTCCCATGTAATTTGGAATGCGAAGTAAAATGTGTTGCATTTATAAGGACCTGTTATTTTGACATCATGCCAGGCGCCGATCGCGAGGTCATACCTCGATTAGCTGCCGGCGTCGAAACAGTTGCTGATGTCAACACGCCTTGCGATGGGATTTGCGATTTGACAGACGGACGATATTGCCTATTTTGTTCATACCTCGTCAGAGGTCTTTCAAGGTCGACGGTATTTCGCCCATGGGCGAGGATCGCCAGTGTTGGGGATCGACGGTCCCCGTCCCGAGCATCCGATGCTGGGCAGAGGTCATCATGTTTGCTTCCCTCGAGTTGGCTCGATACTTTGATCAGCGCCGCTTGCCGGATGGGGCGCTCCAATTGATCGATTCGATCCGCTCGGACATCCCGTGTGCGGCGGCATTGGAGTGCCGGGGTATCCGCTCAGTCGTCTCACGTAACTCCGCGAAGATGCAGCGCACCTTTTGGCTTACGGCCCGGACGTTGCGAGGCAGCGCAGCGATATGCTTAAAGACTGGGCGCTTCGTGGGAGACGAAGCGCACCATTGGCACGACAAAAGCTGCGAGGACAATCGGACGCAGTTTGGCATTGAGCATCGGGTACGAAACAACCGTGAATTGCCGCGGATCTTTCTCGAGAACTTGCGATATTTACAGGACTTCATTGCAGAGCAGATACCTGTGCTCGCCTCGAACACTGTCGAAGGGCTCAGACGTTGCTTGCATGACAGGCCACTCAGCTATAGTGACATGACGGTGCGCCACGGTGACGAGGCCGATATCCTGCTGACTGCGTTGGCTCAGGGCAATCTACGCGCCGATCTGTGCCGGGACCGCACCGGCGATATGGCGTCGTTCCTGCTCTACCGTGATGCGGTATCTGTCAAAGCCGGCCAGATGCTGCGGTCCCCTCCCTGGGAGCACAAGACTTTGCCGTTGCCGAGGTTTGGGGACTGTCCGCCGAGGACGACCCTGCACAACGAGGGAAAGGAGTGGAGGGTTATATTGGGTACCGGAGACGACCATCCTGAAAGATTGTTCGTGACGGAAGATGGCCGCAACATGTGCGTGCCTCTCTGCAACGTCATGGAGTTATTGGCCGAAAAGGTGGAGCTGTCCGTTCGCATCGCGTCGCTGGATCCCCCAAAAGTGCGCCGTTTCTCCGACCTCAGTCATGAGGCACGACAGGATGCACTTGACGAGTACGCCTCCGTGCAAGACGAGTACTCAATTCCATCCCTAAAAGGCGGTAGACCGAACTGCTAATGCAACCGATTTCTGGTCACGCCAGCATGCTTGTATTTCCGTAAGGTACAAGGGTCGGATGAAAACGAGGCACTAGTGAGATCTCCGGAGCGACTCGGTTTATGGTGACAGTGAGTCGGCCAGGTTGTGAATCCGTTTTCCGGGTGACTTTGATGCCGATTAGTAGATAAATTCAGAATGTTAATTTAGTAAATATAGGTATCCTATTTAAATCAATTCGTGCTTTATCGACGAGATCGATCGAATATGAGTTGACTGGAGGTTCATTGTGACTACGCGAACTGTAAGGATGCGAAAGAAAACGCTTGCGCGAAAGCTTGCAGAGCAAGAATCGGCGAAGAAGGCTGGTGAATATATTCGCTGGTATCACACAAGAGATATGCCAGGCTCGGGAATTAAGACCAGGCTGGCATGTGAGAAAGGCGCTGCAGACGAACTGCATTTTATGTCTGAGGCAGAGCATGCTGTATTTTTGGAAGCATGGTGGCGTTCCTGCGTCGTCACGATATTTGACCAGCACGCCCTCGACAGGGAAAAGACGCAACGAGCCGCGGCGTCGGTCAATCTTGACCATCCGACATACAGTGGAACTCGTGAGCCCGCAGTGCTCAGTACCGATCTGGTTCTTGTCATCCGAAATCGTAATTCGTACAGTCGCGAGGCATGGTCCGTCAAATCGGCATCGGGCAACGGAACGACTCCATTGACGCGTGCACAACAAATTGAGCGCAAAACCTGGCAAGACGAGGGGGCATCTTATCGGGCCGTGACGGCTCGTGGCATGCACGCTAATCGGTCAAAGAATTTGGCATGGATATTCCGCGCGGCCAATGAAACGGTGGGGAGAGACCTGACGGAGGAAGAAGTTGCGGCCCGGCGTGCGATCCAAATACTCATTCGAACGCGTCGATCGATGTCCGTGATAGAGGCGTGTCGCTATGTCGACCGATGGCTTGGTCTGTCAGTTGGTTCGGGGATACGGGCGTTTCGTCAACTGGCAGGAGAGAAGCGCATCCGATTCGACCTGGAAACTGTGGACCCGCTCCAGCTTCGCCTTGAGGAACTCTGGTGGTGCTCAGCGCATAAGGCACGGTGAGGCAACCTATCGACAGGGATATCGGAGTTTGTTATGCCAGTGAAAGCGAACTCGGTGACGGACCTTGCGGTCGGGGACGTGGTTAAAGAGCGCAACGGCACCCGCATATACATCGTCTTGAAAACCGGCGCTGGGCAGCGTTGGACTCACCTTATCGATATTGAGCATGAGGCGAAATCGGCCGCAAGCCGTCACGCTCAGCCTTTCAAGCTCAAAACCGATGAGGTGCTGCTCAGACTGTCATCAAACGTAGAGGCAGAACTTGCGCTCGAGAAACTCGAACAGTTGCCAGTAGTCGTTTCCCAACGAAGGAATCTCCCCCCCTTCGTCTACACAAGACGCGCCGAAAAATACCGGGGAATAGCTCAAGACCCCACCCAGTCGGATGGATGGAAACTTATCGCCGCGTTACTAACGTTTGACCAACCGGTCCGTGAAGACGGTTCACCTGCGTTGCCTTCCATTCATGGCGATGCCTTTGAGGAAATGCTTCACCGTGAAACACGGGCCAAGCGTATCGCACGCTTCCGCGAAGTCGTCAAAGTCTCAGCATCCAAGGTCTACCGGACCTTCCGACGTTTTTGCCAGCAGGGGATGACACCCGATGCGGCAGCGGACGACTATGACCGCTGCGGGGGGCGCGGTAAGCAACGCAAATGGAAGAACCATCCAGGAAGAAAGGCCACCAGAAGGACGTATAGTGCATCTGCGAGGAGCAAAGAGGTCAATCGACTGCTTCAGTTGGCCGCCGACTATTACCATTCGTTCGAGTATGCAAAAGGTAAGAGATCTCAGAAAACGATGGATATCGCATTGGAGTGGGTAAGAGCCAAATTCTTATGCGACAGGGTGGTCTACAACGAGAAGAAAGAAATGGTCGAGCTCGAGCTCGATAGACGCATTGTTCTTACACGTCGACAGCTCCAGTATTACATCTACCAAAACTATACCTATGAGGAGCGACGCATCCACCAGATCGGGCTAAAGAACTATCTTCTTCGCGAGCGTCCTCTGACTGGAAAGCTCAGAAATTCCCGCGGCCCCGGTGAACAGTACCACATCGACGCAACGATCCTCGATATCTATCTTGTCGGCC comes from Trinickia violacea and encodes:
- a CDS encoding MbcA/ParS/Xre antitoxin family protein; this encodes MSIVEFRPTGRFNPRNTELSLLGDLLQTPIRSSLNLAVLAQERVDADVVDRFRAHGLKAEELLFIIHRRTLSRRRRNGERLSKDESDKAIRLARVVAQAEVVFGSREKALTWLRGRKTKFAGKTALEMVTMEHGARLVEEALTLIDEGYFA
- a CDS encoding TnsA endonuclease C-terminal domain-containing protein produces the protein MRKKTLARKLAEQESAKKAGEYIRWYHTRDMPGSGIKTRLACEKGAADELHFMSEAEHAVFLEAWWRSCVVTIFDQHALDREKTQRAAASVNLDHPTYSGTREPAVLSTDLVLVIRNRNSYSREAWSVKSASGNGTTPLTRAQQIERKTWQDEGASYRAVTARGMHANRSKNLAWIFRAANETVGRDLTEEEVAARRAIQILIRTRRSMSVIEACRYVDRWLGLSVGSGIRAFRQLAGEKRIRFDLETVDPLQLRLEELWWCSAHKAR